From Bacillota bacterium LX-D:
GATGGACACCCTTGTCTTAGGCTAACGGTTGGCACTATCAACCCCCGTATCGGACTTTCACCGACGAGCAAGCGCCCATGCTAGGCGCACAAAATAAAGGAGACATGAAAATCATGTCTCCTTTATTTTGTGGTAGCGGTGATTGGATTTGAACCAATGACACTACGGGTATGAACCGTATGCTCTGACCATCTGAGCTACACCGCCACATTTATGGTTGCGGGGGCTGGATTTGAACCAACGACCTTCGGGTTATGAGCCCGACGAGCTACCAACTGCTCCACCCCGCGATGGAAGGTACTTTTATATTATGAGGTATAGTTGCTAAAAAGTCAAGCAACAATTTATTTCAAAATAATCTTGGCCCCAGCAGCTAAAAGTCCAATCCCAATCAATTTATACCAACAAAAACTCAATTTTTCCAAGCCAAATAAACCTAAACAGTCGACAATAAACGCCGCAGATACCTGCCCTACAATAATAGCCGCCGTGGCTTGGGCTGCCCCCACTTTAGGCATACTAACTACGACTCCATAAGTTATAACTACTCCTAAGATACCTCCCAAATAATAATACCAAGGGGCTTGGATTAGCTTGCTAAAATCGTTGTTTCCCCAACGGAAACCAAATATAATCAGCAATACGGCAATAGTCGCCGTTAAATGTACTAGTAAGGTAGCTTCCCATAGGCCAATGACTTTACTTAAACCTGTATTCATGGATCCTTGGATAGCCATAGTAACTCCAGCAATTCCAGCTATCAATAAAGCAACTAAGCTTTCTGACATTTTTTCACTCCTTAAAATTTCGATTTTTCCTACTGTCTTAGTATTATAATCAAACTCATTTTTATGTAGAACAGCTTTTGGTAATTACCTTAAACCTTTGGATTCTTTACCAGGATAAATATCTGAACTTAGGGGAAAATAAATTTACATGATTTTTAAGAAAGGAACATTGGCATGAAAAATCATTCATTAAAAATAGTATGTGCAATCTTCCTATATTTAATTTTAGCTAGTACTGCCTTTGCC
This genomic window contains:
- a CDS encoding DMT family transporter, encoding MSESLVALLIAGIAGVTMAIQGSMNTGLSKVIGLWEATLLVHLTATIAVLLIIFGFRWGNNDFSKLIQAPWYYYLGGILGVVITYGVVVSMPKVGAAQATAAIIVGQVSAAFIVDCLGLFGLEKLSFCWYKLIGIGLLAAGAKIILK